In the genome of Xenopus laevis strain J_2021 chromosome 1S, Xenopus_laevis_v10.1, whole genome shotgun sequence, one region contains:
- the fam189a2.S gene encoding uncharacterized protein fam189a2.S isoform X1 → MLTLEYLTRMCSDHAPLLLCLGGTNQVRRDKWRLPPKWIANPQVHERLFPQLTQYWEINQDTAADHIVWDAGKAFIRGAYISLIKLARSEGDLALSLAQDTLAKAESELTHNESDVTKQAMQSAQRDLDLLLVDKYSQRELYRAAVWYDKGDKNGKLLALLARGDEPKTMIQAITDGNALFTDPTLITQQFETYFQSTYQSPPDTSSDRLKEFLTTIDFPEISPDLATQLDQDITLDEIKDAINGFPVGKTPGPDGIPIEWYKKYVDFLAPKLLALFNGTIRTGVLPDSCYDAFITLIHKEGKPPDRCDSYRPISLLNCDVKIFAKIIANRLKLIAPDLIHPDQTGFMPSKATDINVRRLFTNLAIQHDNLGNRIVVSLDTVKAFDTVQWQYLWEVLTQYKLGPKLQKWIQLLYAHPRAKVLVNGQISDSIYLGRGTRQGCPLSPLLFALAIEPLAIRIRANEDIQGLCVGNLIEKISLYADDMLVYLANSGAALENLLATISEFGQYSGLKINRTKSVVFPIDPLPPDSPDTLLQLKVVNSFKYLGIVIHKDLNRYVQLNLDPVVQTLTNKVAVWQDLPLSLPGKINMFKMIFLPKFLYTLHNSPITPRAHWFTRLDKIIRNFLWAGEHPRLNFRVLQAPASGGGLALPNLKLYFLAAQLVYAHWWIVPDRSNSAVVLEAAVLGSFEALAKLPYRGVSPYHVTTTPMQTVGKAFQKSQELVRGTSTTWSPHTPLWGNNHLPHLRSLPDIARWAQIGIKTLGDIVTGGDCKSFATIQQDFHPHPDMLFRYFQLRHAFNVQFPIKPVDLKVSSLETYLHRLDLPKPLSWLYTILSTAGPSPLERVKGKWQADIPDLDDEKWKDALQLVTALSISMRDRLIQIKFLNRVYLTPYRLAKIYATVSDLCPKCSVEPGFMCFGPVH, encoded by the coding sequence ATGTTGACTCTAGAATACTTGACAAGGATGTGTTCTGATCATGCCCCCCTATTATTGTGTCTGGGTGGCACCAATCAGGTTAGAAGAGATAAATGGAGATTACCCCCCAAATGGATAGCTAACCCACAGGTTCACGAACGTCTCTTCCCTCAGCTGACACAATATTGGGAAATAAACCAAGACACTGCAGCAGACCATATAGTGTGGGACGCCGGTAAGGCCTTTATACGAGGTGCATATATCTCCCTTATTAAATTAGCACGTAGTGAGGGTGACCTGGCTCTCTCTCTGGCTCAAGACACTCTAGCTAAAGCAGAATCAGAACTGACGCACAACGAATCGGATGTAACTAAACAGGCTATGCAATCAGCTCAGAGGGATCTGGACTTACTACTAGTTGACAAATACTCGCAACGGGAGCTCTATAGAGCAGCTGTCTGGTATGACAAGGGCGACAAAAATGGGAAGCTGCTGGCGCTACTGGCCAGGGGAGATGAGCCTAAGACCATGATACAGGCCATTACTGATGGAAATGCTCTATTTACAGACCCGACCCTAATTACGCAACAATTTGAGACGTACTTTCAATCCACTTACCAATCACCTCCCGATACCTCATCTGACAGGCTTAAGGAGTTCTTAACTACAATAGACTttccagaaatttctccagatcTAGCCACGCAATTAGACCAAGATATTACCTTAGATGAAATTAAAGATGCCATAAATGGGTTTCCTGTGGGGAAAACACCGGGTCCGGATGGGATTCCGATAGAATGGTATAAGAAGTATGTTGACTTTCTGGCCCCCAAACTCCTTGCTCTCTTCAATGGCACCATTAGGACTGGGGTACTGCCGGACTCATGCTATGATGCCTTTATTACCCTAATACACAAGGAAGGCAAACCCCCTGATAGATGTGATTCATACAGGCCTATCTCCCTCCTTAACTGTGACGTTAAGATTTTTGCCAAAATCATTGCCAACAGACTTAAATTGATAGCACCTGATTTGATACATCCGGACCAGACGGGCTTCATGCCCTCTAAGGCCACGGATATCAATGTGAGACGGCTCTTTACTAACCTAGCGATTCAGCATGACAATCTGGGGAATAGAATTGTAGTGTCCCTCGATACAGTGAAGGCCTTTGACACGGTCCAGTGGCAATACTTATGGGAGGTATTAACTCAGTATAAGTTAGGTCCTAAACTTCAGAAGTGGATTCAGCTTCTGTATGCACACCCGAGGGCCAAGGTATTGGTCAATGGACAAATATCCGACAGCATTTATCTAGGAAGGGGCACCCGCCAGGGGTGCCCTCTTTCGCCTTTGCTTTTTGCCCTGGCTATAGAACCCCTCGCCATTAGAATACGGGCGAATGAGGATATACAGGGCCTTTGTGTTGGTAACCTGATTGAAAAAATCTCGCTATATGCTGACGATATGCTTGTCTATCTGGCCAACTCGGGTGCAGCCCTTGAAAATCTCCTGGCAACTATTTCTGAATTTGGACAATACTCCGGTCTGAAAATAAATCGCACTAAGTCGGTGGTGTTCCCCATAGATCCCCTTCCCCCGGATTCGCCGGACACCTTACTACAACTCAAGGTTGTGAACTCATTTAAATACCTGGGTATAGTGATCCATAAAGACCTTAATAGATATGTACAACTTAATTTAGATCCAGTAGTGCAGACCCTGACTAACAAAGTTGCTGTATGGCAAGACCTCCCTCTTTCTTTACCAGgcaaaattaatatgtttaaaatgatctttttgcCCAAATTTCTATATACTCTCCACAACTCTCCCATAACCCCTCGGGCCCATTGGTTCACCAGACTGGACAAAATAATTAGGAATTTCTTATGGGCAGGAGAACATCCCCGATTAAACTTTAGGGTGTTACAGGCGCCGGCTTCTGGAGGAGGCCTAGCATTACCTAATCTTAAACTCTACTTCCTTGCGGCCCAGTTGGTTTATGCCCACTGGTGGATTGTCCCTGATAGAAGCAACTCAGCGGTGGTGTTAGAAGCAGCGGTATTAGGCTCCTTTGAGGCCCTTGCCAAACTCCCTTACCGAGGTGTCTCCCCATATCACGTGACCACTACTCCTATGCAAACAGTGGGGAAAGCATTTCAGAAATCCCAAGAACTGGTTCGAGGAACCTCCACCACCTGGTCCCCCCACACCCCGCTATGGGGTAATAATCACCTCCCTCATTTACGCTCACTCCCAGACATCGCCCGGTGGGCACAGATTGGGATTAAAACTCTTGGTGATATCGTCACGGGGGGTGACTGTAAGAGCTTTGCCACAATCCAACAGGACTTCCACCCCCACCCGGATATGTTGTTTCGTTATTTCCAATTACGCCATGCTTTCAACGTGCAATTCCCAATAAAGCCTGTGGACTTAAAGGTATCGTCCCTTGAGACCTATCTGCACAGGTTAGACCTACCAAAACCCCTATCCTGGTTATATACGATACTATCTACCGCTGGTCCCTCTCCCCTTGAGAGAGTTAAGGGCAAATGGCAAGCAGACATTCCTGACCTGGATGATGAAAAATGGAAGGACGCACTACAGCTTGTAACAGCACTATCAATATCCATGAGGGACAGgcttatacaaattaaatttttaaatagagtttaCTTAACCCCCTACCGCCTAGCTAAAATATATGCTACGGTGTCAGACCTGTGCCCTAAGTGCAGTGTGGAACCTGGTTTTATGTGTTTTGGTCCTGTCCattaa